A DNA window from Anastrepha ludens isolate Willacy chromosome 6, idAnaLude1.1, whole genome shotgun sequence contains the following coding sequences:
- the LOC128868306 gene encoding KAT8 regulatory NSL complex subunit 3 isoform X2, producing MLQKKEREKKLKFINKTVVKQPNTNPESISGTINAISSGGGGDNKMEHSYTRDNTRAIGSVSTGLSPARKILVRRTPQCPSCHTHPLEEHDFDDCNQANVPSYNEIGAKEAMNECSRIAKYVKNNNPDDDDWELHVNQIGWSNMQKTLFSKVANILDNDQLGRLANVNRQNEPMQRRVVVDKSASRMRRALAYVAWDSRLTQWLHCLLMDSLPSTYMASYLDILQTLKSKLPNLMDKMLFGRPLNVSQELLAPVMKNKWEPIVNTKVRKLTQNAVIVALPSVPTSGPIPNRLQKWYHQLASITQIVQVTLPSNVSHITRQPLEQVAEQIVSLTRVKIQELRNENSQRSIILIGFNAGAGLALQVAVSENVACVVCMGFAYNTFNGVRGTPDDRILDIKIPILFVIGQNSAKTSTEEIESLREKMQSETSLVVVGSADDVLRVPKSRRKLDNVTQSMVDAMVVDELYEFIKKMLTNPPGPRVPTTITSLVHTKQGRNAMGNISSGSSAEGNTKVGVIQRKRKNDALSSDQDQTPTKSKCVQSMGRPRTRPLNVPSSAPAKVTQATLKVGSTKATQQQQKKSQISPSSSITNDDLNMAIQSILGDSNEEDGSILNSSTESSQRAQKLVTNYEIVAPSKSTPIKTALLNPLQKQVLPAGAKIKMIPSNQFVQLKPPLQSQSKIYTIKTASMQQNTASGSTSIGSIVSTSPNCNTAGQHQQQIFTLKSPNGQTTQFVTAAPPGQGQQKYTVVKNTSGGTTLQLAGVKTTATTSVSGVSTSNVDLSNIIDMPIVFADNDGNLSDSVAVSAVTTKPANTSGVGQLIISQKIMKEANASASNTTGIMSTSPKTGGGTYIINKTTGSPVLQHTNQTANKQNKVVFINRNTMKPCPNIISRSNVAQQLPKYTKVVVTNPKTSATTLVPRPATHLSSATSSGSSVNTPIVSSVKQVNLQALKSPVSIGARQTSGILNVSTKSLPQVQIISTTAGGAAITPTVGNNTNTGPSTVISGGSGVLADRPHIRNIVVKPGGLKQIPPQLKTQLLNRNLTVRKLVNIVPATKAVGASSTSPGVTIVAQTTAVSQDSINSGVTSTSTSIQTSPKVITLNPINPSVPIGSTASANSNSAAD from the exons ATGTTGCAAAAAAAGGAGagggaaaagaaattaaaatttatcaataagACTGTCGTAAAA caACCGAATACCAATCCTGAGTCAATTAGTGGAACTATTAATGCTATCAGTAGCGGTGGTGGTGGCGACAATAAAATGGAGCATAGTTATACGCGAGACAACACTCGGGCTATAGGAAGCGTTAGCACCGGTTTGTCACCGGCTAGGAAAATTCTAGTTCGACGTACTCCACAGTGCCCTTCCTGCCATACCCATCCACTTGAAGAGCATGATTTTGATGACTGCAATCAGGCAAATGTGCCTTCGTACAATGAAATCGGAGCTAAAGAAGCCATGAATGAGTGCTCTCGTATTGCCAAATACGTTAAGAACAATAATCCTGACGATGATGACTGGGAATTACATGTTAATCA AATTGGATGGAGTAACATGCAAAAGACCCTTTTTAGTAAAGTTGCAAATATTTTGGACAATGATCAGTTAGGACGTCTGGCGAATGTCAACCGACAAAACGAGCCAATGCAACGTCGTGTTGTAGTCGATAAGTCAGCTAGTCGTATGCGTAGGGCTCTAGCATATGTCGCTTGGGACTCACGTCTCACACAATGGTTGCATTGTCTGCTAATGGATTCTTTGCCATCGACTTACATGGCCTCATATTTAGATATTTTACAAACTTTAAAATCAAAACTACCAAACCTGATGGATAAAATGCTATTTGGACGGCCACTAAATGTGAGCCAGGAGCTCTTGGCCCCGGTAATGAAGAATAAATGGGAGCCCATTGTTAATACGAAAGTGCGCAAACTAACACAGAATGCAGTTATTGTTGCTTTGCCCTCTGTACCTACCAGTGGTCCAATACCAAATAGGCTTCAAAAATGGTATCATCAATTGGCAAGCATAACGCAGATTGTACAAGTAACACTTCCTTCAAATG tAAGCCATATAACTCGGCAGCCATTAGAGCAAGTTGCCGAACAAATAGTCTCACTTACAAGGGTAAAAATACAGGAGCTTCGGAATGAGAACTCCCAACGTAGCATCATATTGATAGGTTTTAATGCAGGTGCTGGTCTAGCTTTGCAAGTGGCTGTATCAGAAAATGTAGCATGCGTGGTGTGTATGGGATTCGCATACAATACATTTAACGGAGTGCGTGGTACTCCAGATGACCGAATATTGGACATAAAAATTCCAATTCTTTTTGTGATTGGTCAAAACTCGGCGAAAACCAG cACGGAAGAAATTGAGTCACTACGTGAAAAAATGCAGTCGGAAACTTCTTTGGTGGTGGTGGGGAGCGCTGACGACGTTTTACGTGTTCCTAAAAGTCGTCGCAAATTAGATAATGTTACGCAGTCTATGGTGGACGCTATGGTTGTG GATGAACTTTatgagtttattaaaaaaatgctaacAAATCCGCCTGGACCACGTGTGCCTACCACAATTACAAGTTTAGTACACACTAAGCAGGGACGAAATGCAATGGGTAATATCTCCAGTGGAAGTAGTGCTGAAGGGAACACCAAGGTTGGAGTTATACAACGCAAGCGTAAGAATGACGCTTTGAGCTCTGACCAAGATCAGACGCCGACGAAAAGCAAATGTGTTCAATCAA tggGTCGTCCGCGCACACGACCCTTGAATGTGCCGAGCTCTGCGCCAGCCAAGGTTACGCAGGCGACATTGAAGGTTGGCTCTACAAAGGcaactcaacaacaacaaaagaagtcgCAGATATCACCTAGCTCTTCTATCACTAACGATGATCTCAACATGGCCATACAATCGATATTGGGCGATTCAAATGAAGAGGATGGTTCGATACTTAATTCTAGTACAGAATCTTCCCAACGAGCACAGAAACTTGTGACGAACTATGAAATTGTTGCACCATCAAAGTCGACTCCAATAAAAACAGCATTATTAAACCCTCTGCAAAAGCAGGTGCTCCCAGCTGGTGCTAAAATAAAGATGATACCATCAAATCAATTTGTACAACTCAAACCGCCGCTGCAATCACAATCGAAAATCTATACAATTAAGACCGCGTCAATGCAGCAGAACACCGCTTCCGGAAGTACATCTATAGGGAGCATTGTTTCAACATCGCCAAACTGCAACACTGCAGGACAGCATCAACAGCAGATCTTTACTCTTAAGTCTCCGAATGGTCAAACGACTCAGTTTGTAACAGCCGCACCCCCTGGACAAGGCCAACAAAAATACACGGTTGTGAAAAATACAAGTGGTGGCACCACACTTCAACTGGCCGGTGTAAAGACAACGGCTACGACGAGCGTCTCAGGCGTATCGACTTCAAATGTGGACTTATCAAATATCATAGATATGCCAATTGTGTTCGCTGATAATGATGGCAATCTCTCTGATTCTGTAGCTGTATCAGCTGTAACTACCAAACCAG CTAATACCTCCGGTGTTGGCCAACTGATTATAagtcaaaaaattatgaaagaggCCAATGCTTCTGCATCTAATACCACCGGTATTATGTCTACATCTCCCAAGACTGGGGGTGGTACATACATAATCAATAAGACTACCGGTAGCCCAGTTTTACAACATACAAATCAaaccgcaaataaacaaaataaagtagttTTCATCAATCGCAATACAATGAAACCATGCCCGAATATCATATCTCGATCAAATGTTGCACAACAATTGCCGAAATATACCAAAGTTGTTGTTACCAATCCGAAAACATCTGCAACAACACTTGTGCCACGTCCAGCAACGCACCTATCATCAGCTACGTCCAGTGGTAGCAGCGTTAATACACCAATTGTTTCTTCGGTAAAACAAGTAAATTTGCAGGCACTAAAGTCTCCAGTGAGCATTGGTGCTCGTCAGACATCAGGCATATTGAACGTTTCTACAAAGTCTCTACCACAAGTGCAAATTATTAGCACAACTGCCGGTGGAGCGGCTATTACGCCAACTGTGGGCAATAATACTAATACGGGCCCTTCGACAGTAATAAGTGGTGGCAGCGGTGTACTAGCAGATCGACCCCATATTCGAAATATTGTTGTAAAACCTGGTGGCTTGAAGCAAATCCCACCTCAATTGAAGACGCAGCTACTCAATCGCAACTTGACGGTACGCAAGTTGGTGAATATTGTACCGGCCACAAAGGCAGTCGGTGCTTCCTCAACTTCACCTGGTGTAACAATAGTAGCGCAAACCACCGCTGTATCACAGGATTCCATTAATAGTGGAGTCACTAGTACATCAACGTCTATTCAAACCTCGCCAAAGGTGATCACTTTAAATCCGATCAATCCCTCGGTTCCCATAGGAAGCACTGCATCTGCCAATAGCAATAGCGCTGCTGATTGA
- the LOC128868306 gene encoding KAT8 regulatory NSL complex subunit 3 isoform X3, which produces MKRQPNTNPESISGTINAISSGGGGDNKMEHSYTRDNTRAIGSVSTGLSPARKILVRRTPQCPSCHTHPLEEHDFDDCNQANVPSYNEIGAKEAMNECSRIAKYVKNNNPDDDDWELHVNQIGWSNMQKTLFSKVANILDNDQLGRLANVNRQNEPMQRRVVVDKSASRMRRALAYVAWDSRLTQWLHCLLMDSLPSTYMASYLDILQTLKSKLPNLMDKMLFGRPLNVSQELLAPVMKNKWEPIVNTKVRKLTQNAVIVALPSVPTSGPIPNRLQKWYHQLASITQIVQVTLPSNVSHITRQPLEQVAEQIVSLTRVKIQELRNENSQRSIILIGFNAGAGLALQVAVSENVACVVCMGFAYNTFNGVRGTPDDRILDIKIPILFVIGQNSAKTSTEEIESLREKMQSETSLVVVGSADDVLRVPKSRRKLDNVTQSMVDAMVVDELYEFIKKMLTNPPGPRVPTTITSLVHTKQGRNAMGNISSGSSAEGNTKVGVIQRKRKNDALSSDQDQTPTKSKCVQSMGRPRTRPLNVPSSAPAKVTQATLKVGSTKATQQQQKKSQISPSSSITNDDLNMAIQSILGDSNEEDGSILNSSTESSQRAQKLVTNYEIVAPSKSTPIKTALLNPLQKQVLPAGAKIKMIPSNQFVQLKPPLQSQSKIYTIKTASMQQNTASGSTSIGSIVSTSPNCNTAGQHQQQIFTLKSPNGQTTQFVTAAPPGQGQQKYTVVKNTSGGTTLQLAGVKTTATTSVSGVSTSNVDLSNIIDMPIVFADNDGNLSDSVAVSAVTTKPANTSGVGQLIISQKIMKEANASASNTTGIMSTSPKTGGGTYIINKTTGSPVLQHTNQTANKQNKVVFINRNTMKPCPNIISRSNVAQQLPKYTKVVVTNPKTSATTLVPRPATHLSSATSSGSSVNTPIVSSVKQVNLQALKSPVSIGARQTSGILNVSTKSLPQVQIISTTAGGAAITPTVGNNTNTGPSTVISGGSGVLADRPHIRNIVVKPGGLKQIPPQLKTQLLNRNLTVRKLVNIVPATKAVGASSTSPGVTIVAQTTAVSQDSINSGVTSTSTSIQTSPKVITLNPINPSVPIGSTASANSNSAAD; this is translated from the exons ATGAAAAga caACCGAATACCAATCCTGAGTCAATTAGTGGAACTATTAATGCTATCAGTAGCGGTGGTGGTGGCGACAATAAAATGGAGCATAGTTATACGCGAGACAACACTCGGGCTATAGGAAGCGTTAGCACCGGTTTGTCACCGGCTAGGAAAATTCTAGTTCGACGTACTCCACAGTGCCCTTCCTGCCATACCCATCCACTTGAAGAGCATGATTTTGATGACTGCAATCAGGCAAATGTGCCTTCGTACAATGAAATCGGAGCTAAAGAAGCCATGAATGAGTGCTCTCGTATTGCCAAATACGTTAAGAACAATAATCCTGACGATGATGACTGGGAATTACATGTTAATCA AATTGGATGGAGTAACATGCAAAAGACCCTTTTTAGTAAAGTTGCAAATATTTTGGACAATGATCAGTTAGGACGTCTGGCGAATGTCAACCGACAAAACGAGCCAATGCAACGTCGTGTTGTAGTCGATAAGTCAGCTAGTCGTATGCGTAGGGCTCTAGCATATGTCGCTTGGGACTCACGTCTCACACAATGGTTGCATTGTCTGCTAATGGATTCTTTGCCATCGACTTACATGGCCTCATATTTAGATATTTTACAAACTTTAAAATCAAAACTACCAAACCTGATGGATAAAATGCTATTTGGACGGCCACTAAATGTGAGCCAGGAGCTCTTGGCCCCGGTAATGAAGAATAAATGGGAGCCCATTGTTAATACGAAAGTGCGCAAACTAACACAGAATGCAGTTATTGTTGCTTTGCCCTCTGTACCTACCAGTGGTCCAATACCAAATAGGCTTCAAAAATGGTATCATCAATTGGCAAGCATAACGCAGATTGTACAAGTAACACTTCCTTCAAATG tAAGCCATATAACTCGGCAGCCATTAGAGCAAGTTGCCGAACAAATAGTCTCACTTACAAGGGTAAAAATACAGGAGCTTCGGAATGAGAACTCCCAACGTAGCATCATATTGATAGGTTTTAATGCAGGTGCTGGTCTAGCTTTGCAAGTGGCTGTATCAGAAAATGTAGCATGCGTGGTGTGTATGGGATTCGCATACAATACATTTAACGGAGTGCGTGGTACTCCAGATGACCGAATATTGGACATAAAAATTCCAATTCTTTTTGTGATTGGTCAAAACTCGGCGAAAACCAG cACGGAAGAAATTGAGTCACTACGTGAAAAAATGCAGTCGGAAACTTCTTTGGTGGTGGTGGGGAGCGCTGACGACGTTTTACGTGTTCCTAAAAGTCGTCGCAAATTAGATAATGTTACGCAGTCTATGGTGGACGCTATGGTTGTG GATGAACTTTatgagtttattaaaaaaatgctaacAAATCCGCCTGGACCACGTGTGCCTACCACAATTACAAGTTTAGTACACACTAAGCAGGGACGAAATGCAATGGGTAATATCTCCAGTGGAAGTAGTGCTGAAGGGAACACCAAGGTTGGAGTTATACAACGCAAGCGTAAGAATGACGCTTTGAGCTCTGACCAAGATCAGACGCCGACGAAAAGCAAATGTGTTCAATCAA tggGTCGTCCGCGCACACGACCCTTGAATGTGCCGAGCTCTGCGCCAGCCAAGGTTACGCAGGCGACATTGAAGGTTGGCTCTACAAAGGcaactcaacaacaacaaaagaagtcgCAGATATCACCTAGCTCTTCTATCACTAACGATGATCTCAACATGGCCATACAATCGATATTGGGCGATTCAAATGAAGAGGATGGTTCGATACTTAATTCTAGTACAGAATCTTCCCAACGAGCACAGAAACTTGTGACGAACTATGAAATTGTTGCACCATCAAAGTCGACTCCAATAAAAACAGCATTATTAAACCCTCTGCAAAAGCAGGTGCTCCCAGCTGGTGCTAAAATAAAGATGATACCATCAAATCAATTTGTACAACTCAAACCGCCGCTGCAATCACAATCGAAAATCTATACAATTAAGACCGCGTCAATGCAGCAGAACACCGCTTCCGGAAGTACATCTATAGGGAGCATTGTTTCAACATCGCCAAACTGCAACACTGCAGGACAGCATCAACAGCAGATCTTTACTCTTAAGTCTCCGAATGGTCAAACGACTCAGTTTGTAACAGCCGCACCCCCTGGACAAGGCCAACAAAAATACACGGTTGTGAAAAATACAAGTGGTGGCACCACACTTCAACTGGCCGGTGTAAAGACAACGGCTACGACGAGCGTCTCAGGCGTATCGACTTCAAATGTGGACTTATCAAATATCATAGATATGCCAATTGTGTTCGCTGATAATGATGGCAATCTCTCTGATTCTGTAGCTGTATCAGCTGTAACTACCAAACCAG CTAATACCTCCGGTGTTGGCCAACTGATTATAagtcaaaaaattatgaaagaggCCAATGCTTCTGCATCTAATACCACCGGTATTATGTCTACATCTCCCAAGACTGGGGGTGGTACATACATAATCAATAAGACTACCGGTAGCCCAGTTTTACAACATACAAATCAaaccgcaaataaacaaaataaagtagttTTCATCAATCGCAATACAATGAAACCATGCCCGAATATCATATCTCGATCAAATGTTGCACAACAATTGCCGAAATATACCAAAGTTGTTGTTACCAATCCGAAAACATCTGCAACAACACTTGTGCCACGTCCAGCAACGCACCTATCATCAGCTACGTCCAGTGGTAGCAGCGTTAATACACCAATTGTTTCTTCGGTAAAACAAGTAAATTTGCAGGCACTAAAGTCTCCAGTGAGCATTGGTGCTCGTCAGACATCAGGCATATTGAACGTTTCTACAAAGTCTCTACCACAAGTGCAAATTATTAGCACAACTGCCGGTGGAGCGGCTATTACGCCAACTGTGGGCAATAATACTAATACGGGCCCTTCGACAGTAATAAGTGGTGGCAGCGGTGTACTAGCAGATCGACCCCATATTCGAAATATTGTTGTAAAACCTGGTGGCTTGAAGCAAATCCCACCTCAATTGAAGACGCAGCTACTCAATCGCAACTTGACGGTACGCAAGTTGGTGAATATTGTACCGGCCACAAAGGCAGTCGGTGCTTCCTCAACTTCACCTGGTGTAACAATAGTAGCGCAAACCACCGCTGTATCACAGGATTCCATTAATAGTGGAGTCACTAGTACATCAACGTCTATTCAAACCTCGCCAAAGGTGATCACTTTAAATCCGATCAATCCCTCGGTTCCCATAGGAAGCACTGCATCTGCCAATAGCAATAGCGCTGCTGATTGA
- the LOC128868306 gene encoding KAT8 regulatory NSL complex subunit 3 isoform X1 has product MASYMKLFEDFLQRKECDGSRTALAASEDEDVEQPNTNPESISGTINAISSGGGGDNKMEHSYTRDNTRAIGSVSTGLSPARKILVRRTPQCPSCHTHPLEEHDFDDCNQANVPSYNEIGAKEAMNECSRIAKYVKNNNPDDDDWELHVNQIGWSNMQKTLFSKVANILDNDQLGRLANVNRQNEPMQRRVVVDKSASRMRRALAYVAWDSRLTQWLHCLLMDSLPSTYMASYLDILQTLKSKLPNLMDKMLFGRPLNVSQELLAPVMKNKWEPIVNTKVRKLTQNAVIVALPSVPTSGPIPNRLQKWYHQLASITQIVQVTLPSNVSHITRQPLEQVAEQIVSLTRVKIQELRNENSQRSIILIGFNAGAGLALQVAVSENVACVVCMGFAYNTFNGVRGTPDDRILDIKIPILFVIGQNSAKTSTEEIESLREKMQSETSLVVVGSADDVLRVPKSRRKLDNVTQSMVDAMVVDELYEFIKKMLTNPPGPRVPTTITSLVHTKQGRNAMGNISSGSSAEGNTKVGVIQRKRKNDALSSDQDQTPTKSKCVQSMGRPRTRPLNVPSSAPAKVTQATLKVGSTKATQQQQKKSQISPSSSITNDDLNMAIQSILGDSNEEDGSILNSSTESSQRAQKLVTNYEIVAPSKSTPIKTALLNPLQKQVLPAGAKIKMIPSNQFVQLKPPLQSQSKIYTIKTASMQQNTASGSTSIGSIVSTSPNCNTAGQHQQQIFTLKSPNGQTTQFVTAAPPGQGQQKYTVVKNTSGGTTLQLAGVKTTATTSVSGVSTSNVDLSNIIDMPIVFADNDGNLSDSVAVSAVTTKPANTSGVGQLIISQKIMKEANASASNTTGIMSTSPKTGGGTYIINKTTGSPVLQHTNQTANKQNKVVFINRNTMKPCPNIISRSNVAQQLPKYTKVVVTNPKTSATTLVPRPATHLSSATSSGSSVNTPIVSSVKQVNLQALKSPVSIGARQTSGILNVSTKSLPQVQIISTTAGGAAITPTVGNNTNTGPSTVISGGSGVLADRPHIRNIVVKPGGLKQIPPQLKTQLLNRNLTVRKLVNIVPATKAVGASSTSPGVTIVAQTTAVSQDSINSGVTSTSTSIQTSPKVITLNPINPSVPIGSTASANSNSAAD; this is encoded by the exons ATGGCTTCATATATGAAATTGTTTGAAGACTTTTTGCAGCGCAAAGAATGTGATGGCAGTCGCACAGCACTTGCTGCGTCTGAAGACGAAGATGTAGAG caACCGAATACCAATCCTGAGTCAATTAGTGGAACTATTAATGCTATCAGTAGCGGTGGTGGTGGCGACAATAAAATGGAGCATAGTTATACGCGAGACAACACTCGGGCTATAGGAAGCGTTAGCACCGGTTTGTCACCGGCTAGGAAAATTCTAGTTCGACGTACTCCACAGTGCCCTTCCTGCCATACCCATCCACTTGAAGAGCATGATTTTGATGACTGCAATCAGGCAAATGTGCCTTCGTACAATGAAATCGGAGCTAAAGAAGCCATGAATGAGTGCTCTCGTATTGCCAAATACGTTAAGAACAATAATCCTGACGATGATGACTGGGAATTACATGTTAATCA AATTGGATGGAGTAACATGCAAAAGACCCTTTTTAGTAAAGTTGCAAATATTTTGGACAATGATCAGTTAGGACGTCTGGCGAATGTCAACCGACAAAACGAGCCAATGCAACGTCGTGTTGTAGTCGATAAGTCAGCTAGTCGTATGCGTAGGGCTCTAGCATATGTCGCTTGGGACTCACGTCTCACACAATGGTTGCATTGTCTGCTAATGGATTCTTTGCCATCGACTTACATGGCCTCATATTTAGATATTTTACAAACTTTAAAATCAAAACTACCAAACCTGATGGATAAAATGCTATTTGGACGGCCACTAAATGTGAGCCAGGAGCTCTTGGCCCCGGTAATGAAGAATAAATGGGAGCCCATTGTTAATACGAAAGTGCGCAAACTAACACAGAATGCAGTTATTGTTGCTTTGCCCTCTGTACCTACCAGTGGTCCAATACCAAATAGGCTTCAAAAATGGTATCATCAATTGGCAAGCATAACGCAGATTGTACAAGTAACACTTCCTTCAAATG tAAGCCATATAACTCGGCAGCCATTAGAGCAAGTTGCCGAACAAATAGTCTCACTTACAAGGGTAAAAATACAGGAGCTTCGGAATGAGAACTCCCAACGTAGCATCATATTGATAGGTTTTAATGCAGGTGCTGGTCTAGCTTTGCAAGTGGCTGTATCAGAAAATGTAGCATGCGTGGTGTGTATGGGATTCGCATACAATACATTTAACGGAGTGCGTGGTACTCCAGATGACCGAATATTGGACATAAAAATTCCAATTCTTTTTGTGATTGGTCAAAACTCGGCGAAAACCAG cACGGAAGAAATTGAGTCACTACGTGAAAAAATGCAGTCGGAAACTTCTTTGGTGGTGGTGGGGAGCGCTGACGACGTTTTACGTGTTCCTAAAAGTCGTCGCAAATTAGATAATGTTACGCAGTCTATGGTGGACGCTATGGTTGTG GATGAACTTTatgagtttattaaaaaaatgctaacAAATCCGCCTGGACCACGTGTGCCTACCACAATTACAAGTTTAGTACACACTAAGCAGGGACGAAATGCAATGGGTAATATCTCCAGTGGAAGTAGTGCTGAAGGGAACACCAAGGTTGGAGTTATACAACGCAAGCGTAAGAATGACGCTTTGAGCTCTGACCAAGATCAGACGCCGACGAAAAGCAAATGTGTTCAATCAA tggGTCGTCCGCGCACACGACCCTTGAATGTGCCGAGCTCTGCGCCAGCCAAGGTTACGCAGGCGACATTGAAGGTTGGCTCTACAAAGGcaactcaacaacaacaaaagaagtcgCAGATATCACCTAGCTCTTCTATCACTAACGATGATCTCAACATGGCCATACAATCGATATTGGGCGATTCAAATGAAGAGGATGGTTCGATACTTAATTCTAGTACAGAATCTTCCCAACGAGCACAGAAACTTGTGACGAACTATGAAATTGTTGCACCATCAAAGTCGACTCCAATAAAAACAGCATTATTAAACCCTCTGCAAAAGCAGGTGCTCCCAGCTGGTGCTAAAATAAAGATGATACCATCAAATCAATTTGTACAACTCAAACCGCCGCTGCAATCACAATCGAAAATCTATACAATTAAGACCGCGTCAATGCAGCAGAACACCGCTTCCGGAAGTACATCTATAGGGAGCATTGTTTCAACATCGCCAAACTGCAACACTGCAGGACAGCATCAACAGCAGATCTTTACTCTTAAGTCTCCGAATGGTCAAACGACTCAGTTTGTAACAGCCGCACCCCCTGGACAAGGCCAACAAAAATACACGGTTGTGAAAAATACAAGTGGTGGCACCACACTTCAACTGGCCGGTGTAAAGACAACGGCTACGACGAGCGTCTCAGGCGTATCGACTTCAAATGTGGACTTATCAAATATCATAGATATGCCAATTGTGTTCGCTGATAATGATGGCAATCTCTCTGATTCTGTAGCTGTATCAGCTGTAACTACCAAACCAG CTAATACCTCCGGTGTTGGCCAACTGATTATAagtcaaaaaattatgaaagaggCCAATGCTTCTGCATCTAATACCACCGGTATTATGTCTACATCTCCCAAGACTGGGGGTGGTACATACATAATCAATAAGACTACCGGTAGCCCAGTTTTACAACATACAAATCAaaccgcaaataaacaaaataaagtagttTTCATCAATCGCAATACAATGAAACCATGCCCGAATATCATATCTCGATCAAATGTTGCACAACAATTGCCGAAATATACCAAAGTTGTTGTTACCAATCCGAAAACATCTGCAACAACACTTGTGCCACGTCCAGCAACGCACCTATCATCAGCTACGTCCAGTGGTAGCAGCGTTAATACACCAATTGTTTCTTCGGTAAAACAAGTAAATTTGCAGGCACTAAAGTCTCCAGTGAGCATTGGTGCTCGTCAGACATCAGGCATATTGAACGTTTCTACAAAGTCTCTACCACAAGTGCAAATTATTAGCACAACTGCCGGTGGAGCGGCTATTACGCCAACTGTGGGCAATAATACTAATACGGGCCCTTCGACAGTAATAAGTGGTGGCAGCGGTGTACTAGCAGATCGACCCCATATTCGAAATATTGTTGTAAAACCTGGTGGCTTGAAGCAAATCCCACCTCAATTGAAGACGCAGCTACTCAATCGCAACTTGACGGTACGCAAGTTGGTGAATATTGTACCGGCCACAAAGGCAGTCGGTGCTTCCTCAACTTCACCTGGTGTAACAATAGTAGCGCAAACCACCGCTGTATCACAGGATTCCATTAATAGTGGAGTCACTAGTACATCAACGTCTATTCAAACCTCGCCAAAGGTGATCACTTTAAATCCGATCAATCCCTCGGTTCCCATAGGAAGCACTGCATCTGCCAATAGCAATAGCGCTGCTGATTGA